Proteins encoded by one window of Canis lupus dingo isolate Sandy chromosome 22, ASM325472v2, whole genome shotgun sequence:
- the ALG11 gene encoding GDP-Man:Man(3)GlcNAc(2)-PP-Dol alpha-1,2-mannosyltransferase, with protein sequence MAAAKGGWCLCELLRFFYSLFLPGLTVCGTLCVCLFVILWGIRLLLQKKKESVSTSKNGKKQTVVAFFHPYCNAGGGGERVLWCALRALQKKYPEAVYVVYTGDVDVSGQQILEGAFQRFNIKLTHPVKFVFLRKRYLVEDSLYPHFTLLGQSLGSIFLGWEALMQCVPDVYIDSMGYAFTLPLFKYLGGCHVGSYVHYPTISTDMLSVVKNQNVGFNNAAFITRNPFLSKLKLIYYYLFAFIYGLVGSCSDVVMVNSSWTLNHILSLWKVGNCTNIVYPPCDVQTFLDIPLREKKTTPGHLLVSVGQFRPEKNHPLQIKAFAKLLNKKVAEPLPSLKLVLIGGCRNQDDELRVNQLRRLSEDLGIQEDVEFKINIPFDELKHYLSEATIGLHTMWNEHFGIGVVECMAAGTIILAHNSGGPKLDIVIPHQREITGFLAESEEDYAETMVHILSMSEEKRLQIRSNARASVSRFSDQEFELAFLSSVENLLK encoded by the exons ATGGCGGCCGCCAAAGGGGGCTGGTGCCTGTGCGAGTTACTGAG atttttttattcattattcctCCCTGGGCTAACAGTCTGTGGAACTTTATGTGTATGTCTGTTCGTTATCCTCTGGGGAATCAGACTGCtgctacagaaaaagaaagagtcagTATCAACCAGCAAAAATGGGAAGAAGCAAACGGTGGTTGCATTTTTTCATCCATACTGCAATGCcggtggaggaggagaaagagtttTGTGGTGTGCCTTAAGGGCCCTGCAGAAAAA GTACCCTGAAGCAGTTTACGTCGTTTATACTGGTGATGTCGACGTCAGTGGACAGCAGATACTAGAAGGCGCTTTCCAAAGATTTAACATCAAACTCACTCACCCAGTGAAGTTTGTCTTCTTAAGGAAACGATACCTTGTGGAAGATTCACTCTATCCTCACTTCACACTGCTGGGCCAAAGTCTAGGGTCCATTTTTCTTGGCTGGGAAGCTCTAATGCAGTGTGTTCCCGACGTTTACATCGATTCAATGGGATACGCGTTCACACTTCCTCTGTTTAAGTATTTAGGTGGTTGTCACGTCGGAAGCTATGTTCATTATCCCACCATCAGCACCGACATGCTTTCCGTAGTGAAGAATCAAAATGTTGGCTTTAACAATGCAGCCTTCATTACCAGGAATCCTTTTCTCAGCAAATTAAAGCtcatctattattatttatttgcttttatttatggaCTTGTTGGTTCTTGCAGTGATGTAGTGATGGTCAATTCTTCCTGGACACTAAATCACATTCTCTCACTGTGGAAGGTTGGGAATTGCACTAACATTGTTTATCCACCTTGTGACGTGCAGACATTTCTGGACATTCCCTTACGTGAGAAAAAGACGACCCCAGGACATTTACTGGTTTCCGTTGGCCAGTTCCGGCCTGAAAAGAATCATCCTTTGCAGATCAAAGCCTTTGCTAAGTTGCTGAATAAGAAGGTGGCTGAGCCACTTCCTTCACTTAAACTTGTCCTCATTGGAGGTTGTCGTAACCAAGATGATGAGCTGAGGGTAAACCAACTGAGAAGGCTTTCTGAGGATCTAGGAATTCAAGaagatgtggaatttaaaataaacatcccATTTGACGAGTTGAAGCATTACTTGTCTGAAGCAACAATTGGTCTGCATACCATGTGGAACGAGCATTTTGGGATTG gaGTTGTCGAGTGTATGGCAGCTGGCACAATTATCCTTGCACACAATTCAGGGGGCCCGAAGCTCGACATTGTCATTCCACACCAAAGAGAGATAACTGGATTTCTGGCTGAAAGCGAAGAAGACTACGCTGAGACCATGGTTCATATTCTTTCCATGTCTGAGGAAAAGAGACTCCAAATCCGAAGCAATGCTCGGGCATCTGTGAGCAGATTCTCTGATCAGGAGTTCGAACTGGCATTCCTGTCATCTGTGGAGAACTTACTTAAATAG